Sequence from the Hemiscyllium ocellatum isolate sHemOce1 chromosome 42, sHemOce1.pat.X.cur, whole genome shotgun sequence genome:
taccaccatctaTACATTCCCCACCGatccacttaccatcctgacttggaaatatatagcgtcattccttcactggcactggttaaaatcctggaattcaattCACAAAGGGATTGTGGGTCaccccacagcaggtggactgcagcggttcaagaaggcagctccccaccaccttctcaagggtaacgagGGATGGTtaattaatgctggcccagccagtaacacccacatcccacaaatgagtaAACCAAAACTAAAACATACGGAACCGATTAAAACAAAGTTTAGTATACCTTAATGATTAGGAGCTTAAAGTATTAATACAATTCCAGGTTCCAGCAGTCaggggcggtacggtggctctgtagttagcactgctgcctcacagtgccaggaacctgggttcaattccgaactcggccaactgtctgtgtggagcttgcacattctccccgtgtctgtgggtgggtgggtccatgtgggtttcctccgggtgcttcggtttcctccctcaatccaaagatgtgcagctcaaatgaattggtcatgctaaattgcccatagtgtttggtgcattagtcaggggtaaatatagggttggggactgggtctggctaggttactcttcggaggatcggtatggacttgttgggctgaagggcatgtttccatactgtagggaatctaatctaatctaatctaataatcttcATCGAGATGTCCTTGTTCTCCTGGAAGCCAATGTGCCTGGGACTACACTGAAACAGGGTCTGCATCAAGTGCTTTGGAACTTGCCTGCCTCAAACCAAATCTTTCCTACTGCCTCTTTCCCCAGCGACCACAGTTGGTGGAGACACTTCCAGCCAGCTCTCCCAGTGCTCAGAAGGTACTCTGAATTTTCAGGGTAAAGCAGAGTATTGTATCTCCCCATAACCAGTGACTGAGAAAACCTGCAAAGAACCAGCAGGAAAATGGCGTCTTGCTCCTCAGGGAGTAACGGGATCACACTCTCAAAGCCCGAGAGGACATGGCCCCCTGCACTAATGGGATCGTTACTCCCCAGCATCAGATACATTATGGATATGGCCACATCAAAGACATAATAACCATAATTCATGTCACTGAAGTCCAGTAACCCAGAGATGTCCAGTTCCAGCTGCAGCTCAGTTGGGTTGGAGTGATTAGCTGAGGGGTGAACAGGCTGGACTAGAATGTTGGTGTGACTGAGGTCTCCGTGATTCAAGCCTgggaaaaaaacaaacattgcaaTGTTTTATCATCCATCACTGACAAGAAGATTTCAATGACAATCTAATATTCCAGTCTATTAATGATTTTGTTACACCGCACCTAATTGTTACGgtatcagacttgctgagtcacaCAGTCACTGTCACATTCTCTAGGACCTGCCTCACTGTGAGCAATGCCACTGGAGGTCAGCTGTAAACGTATTGGAACTTTAACTCCTGAGATTGCAATAGGACACTGGGTCAGAGGTCCCAAAGACCCCATGTTTTAGGGCAATGTAGGGAAGAAGAGGTGAATTTGTACATTTGTAGATTGACCTGGATTCCACTCTGTTTAAATCGGTCAAGATTCCAGGTACATGAAACACCAACAACTGACATCTCAATAGAACCATTAACAgagtaaaatatttcaagaacaCTAATTCCACAGGTTTTGTGCCAAAACCTGTTCGCACACTGTAGTTTCTGGACTAAGAGGGATAACCACTTACTTTGACGCAACTTGCAGAGATTTGGAATTATCTCTTCCTGGAATTGCTGAATAATTTGCTCTATAATTTGGCGATCCCTTCCCTCTCCCACTACATAAAGATACTTGTTCAACAAGTGAATGTTTGAGAGTTTCCAGAGGAAATCCGGACGCTGCAGACTCTTCCGGAAAGGATGCTGGAATTCCTGCCAATGAGAGAAATCTATTACCTCTCCCACCCAATACATCCAGCAAGCTATCAGATCGCAATCCTTCTCTGGGATCTCTCAACAACAAAAACCAGGAAAATTTGTGAATGAGCGATGTATACCCGaccaattttttttgtgtgtctctCAAATGGAGCACCAAGATGACCAGGATCCATTTCCAGGCTGTTTCCTGGTTTCTCTGTCTGGATTAAAACTCAAAGCTGTGTCTGTTCACATGCTCTTTAAAACACACAGTACTCCCAGCCCCTCCAAAAAGGGAGCTAACTTTTCTGGAACAGCCATTTGATTAGCGCTGCTTTGAGTTGAATCTGCTCTGATGAGATGTTGACTGGAGCCCGAGATAGCTCAGGGTGAGTGCAGCCTGGGAGGGTGGGCATCATTGAGGGGAAAGGGCAAGATTGGGAGTACATTATGGAGAAACTATAGGAATACTGAGAGGAGTTTCATGGGGATTGGGCAAGAAAGAATGGGATGAGATAAGAATGAGGGAGAAGGGACAGCATGTACTGGGGATGTAACGAACCACGGTTGCTGTAAAGATATGAATTACCATCCTGGTGTTTTATCACATGTATCATTAATGAATGACAATCAGGAACTGGATCACATTGCCAATGTCTCCCAATGGGCCAGTGTCTATTGTGATCCTTTCTTCCTCTGTCATTCTCTATATTAGAGGACAGTTTCAAGCAGCTTACATGAAGATCTTATTGTCCTGGTTCAGGATGTAATCACCAATCAGGGCCCTGAACTAGAAGGAAATGGTCCTTGGGTGAAATTTTTGGAAATTTACTGTCTTTTTTATAAAAACATTCCATAAATTTGTTGCAATTTAAACATCCCCAGATGCAGAAATAGGTAAGTCAGTCTCTCTGTGGACTTGATATTTCAAATAGACGATATCAAATGAAGAAAATCTTTAAAGAACCCTTTCATAATGGATTTTATACTGTTAGGCTAAAAATGTTTCAAAGCAGCTCTGATCTGTTTCAAATGGAGGGAATATTGATCTAAACAACACCAACAGATTGATTTGTGTCACAGCTTCCCTCAGTCTCATTCACAATCCTTTATATAGACAACAGTGAAGGCAAAACACCCCAACTTACTGCAAGCACCTCATTCATTCGTGCGAGGGTTTGACCAGCTTTGTACAAGATCTGAGGCTCTATAGGCATTTCAGACAATGGACGTCCAGGGAGGTAGGTCAGTAACCGGACCATGTGGGCCTTCGATTGGACTCCACAGCCTGTAAGAGATAAGAGCACAGCATTTTTGTTAACTAGTGTTGCGTGTCAGAAATTGAATGAAAGAAACTGATTTCTCATTAATTATATCATTGACAAGGACTTATTTGAAGTGCGTACATTTATGTAAAGGAAAATTTCAAACATTGGGTCTGTGACCTGGCCAACTGGAAGCTGAACCCAGCCACCAATAACTGATACTGACCAATCGTCTCCAACGACATAATCTTTCCATCAATGGTTGGGATTGGTGTGGGTGTAGGAAATCCTTTCTCACTCAAAAATATCATGGCTTGCGTTTGTGCTTCAATTAAATCAGCATCCTCACTGTCACCAGTGTTCATCACCTTGAGGACATAGCTCTGACTGTGATCTCTGGTCACCTGGTCCTCAGACACCAGGATGTGGAAGTTCTGGTCATCGTAACTAGGCATTGGTTGGACACTGGAGACCTTCAGACCGTACAATCGCTCGACCAACTCGACAGCCTGGGCCTCAGTCAGCGAGGGTTTGATGAGAACAGGTTTCTCTGAGGAAGACATCTGAGAAACATCAAAATAACAAAGCTGAATAAATAAGGGACTGTTTTACCACTGAATGTAACTGATTCTTAACTCAGTCATTCACAGTCACTGCAACATCGTCacatcacacagcacagaaagagacccttcggtccacgccaaccatgttcccaaactgaactagtcccatctgcctgcacttggcccatatccctccaaatgtttcccattcatgaaTCATCTTTCTCTGGTAGGTCATTTTACACATGAGccactctctgtacaaaaaccTTACCCGTACCCATTCTTacatcttcctcctctcaccttaaatatatgtccccaggttttgaactcccccacccatgGGCAAAAGATCCTTGTtggtcaccttatctatgcccctcataattttataaacctcaataaagttacccctcaacctcctacactccggtgaaagtagtcccagtctttctagtctatttttatatctcaaaccctccattcctggcaacatcctgataatttttttctgaaccctctccagtttaataatatcctttctgtagccGGGTGATTAGGCcgacatacagtactccagaagaggcctcaccaatatcctgtacagccagaacatggcatcccaactcctgtactcaaaggtctgagcaatgaaggcaagtatgtgAAATACCTTCTGAATCAGCCTGTCTATCTGTGATAcaagtttcaaagaattatgtcatATCCGTTCAGATGATGCCACCATTCAAAACAGCCCTGCTGACATGGCTTCCTCCTTCCAGAGCCATGGTTTCCCACCCACTGTGATTGACAGGGCCCCTAAACGGATCTGGCCTATCTCATGCTTCGGCCCTCACCCTTTCCCATCGCTCCCAACAGCATGATTGGATCCCCCTTATCTCCACCTTTCGTCCCACCAGCCtccgcattcaaaggatcattctctgccatttcagacaactccagcagaaatGCCACCATCAACCACATGTTCATCTCATCCCCACTGCCTGCATTTCATGCAGTTGTTCCCTCTGGGACTACCCTCGTCTGTTCCTTGACCACTGCACCACATCCCCCGCCCCTCCCAttgcaccttcccatgtaaccacagaagTTGTGACgcctgccccttcacctcctccctgctcaccatccaagggcctaaactgtctttccaggtgaagtagcacttcccctgtacctcctccaatcttatGTACTTTATTCGCTGCACCCAACATAGCCTACTCTACTTTGGAGAAGCCAAATAAAGGCTGGTTGTCCGCTTTCCAGAACATATCTGGTCTGAGAACCCtgaggagtcatctagacttgaaatattaCCTACTTtttctctgtggatgctgcctgagctaaTGTGATCatcaacattttttgttttctgtggatcatagaacattgaacattacagcgcagttaaggcccttcgaccctctatgttgcactgacctgtgacaccaatctgaagcctatctatctcaCACTATTCTTTTTTCAGCCataaggttttttttagattagattacttacagtgtggaaacaggcccttcagcccaacaagtccacaccgacccaccgaagtgcaactcacccagacccactcccctacatttacccctgcatctAAGCatacaacttagcacggccaattcacctaacctgtgggaggaaaccagagcacccggaggaaacccatgcagacacagggagaacatgcaaactccacacagtcagttgcctgaggtgggaattgaacccgggtctcggggcgctgtgaggcagaagtgctaaccactgtgccactatgccgcccacaatgaccatttaaagttgacgagtctactactgttacggGCAGCGCGTTCCATGTCCCTATTACTTTCTGAGTAaacaaactacctctgacacctgtcttgtatctatcacccctcaatttcaagCTACGTCTtctcgtgctagccattaccatccgaggaaaaaggctctcactgtccaccctatctaaccttctgattatcttatatgtctgaattaagtcacctctcaaccttcttctctccaatgaaaacagcctcacgtccctcagccttgcttcataagaccttccctccacaccagacaacttcctggtcaacctcctctaaccctttccaaagcttccacatcctataacacagtgaccagaaactgtacacaatactccaagtgtagctgcaccagagttttgtacagctgcagcatgacctcatggctccaaaactcaatccctcgagtaataaaagctaacacaccatatgccttcttaacaaccctatcaaactgagtggcaactttcaacgatTTATGTATATGGacgcca
This genomic interval carries:
- the LOC132834686 gene encoding hydroxylysine kinase-like → MSSSEKPVLIKPSLTEAQAVELVERLYGLKVSSVQPMPSYDDQNFHILVSEDQVTRDHSQSYVLKVMNTGDSEDADLIEAQTQAMIFLSEKGFPTPTPIPTIDGKIMSLETIGCGVQSKAHMVRLLTYLPGRPLSEMPIEPQILYKAGQTLARMNEVLAEFQHPFRKSLQRPDFLWKLSNIHLLNKYLYVVGEGRDRQIIEQIIQQFQEEIIPNLCKLRQSLNHGDLSHTNILVQPVHPSANHSNPTELQLELDISGLLDFSDMNYGYYVFDVAISIMYLMLGSNDPISAGGHVLSGFESVIPLLPEEQDAIFLLVLCRFSQSLVMGRYNTLLYPENSEYLLSTGRAGWKCLHQLWSLGKEAVGKIWFEAGKFQST